The following proteins are co-located in the bacterium genome:
- a CDS encoding dihydrofolate reductase family protein: MTLPAPLESLLDAVRGIDVPLPPELATLYGPLRFPAREGRPYVIGNFVTTMDGVASLSIPGLEGGGPISGSNPHDRMVMGLLRSVADAVIVGAGTLRSVPNHLWTADHIFPALSEPYRRLRITLGKEASPLNVIVTARGELDLGLPVFRSGAVKVLVVTNPEGARRIRGREIPPSVVIEEAGEGGAIGARAILSAVGRIIPGEILLVEGGPRLMGDFFAEKCLDEFFLTLSPQVAGRDGSVDRPGFVAGKRFAPEHPLWGTLVGVKRAGSHLFLRYSFATGE, translated from the coding sequence ATGACCCTGCCGGCGCCCCTGGAATCCCTCCTCGATGCGGTCCGCGGGATCGATGTTCCCCTGCCCCCCGAGCTGGCGACGCTCTACGGTCCCCTCCGGTTTCCCGCGCGGGAAGGACGTCCGTACGTCATCGGCAACTTCGTCACCACGATGGACGGCGTCGCATCCCTCTCCATCCCGGGTTTGGAGGGAGGGGGCCCGATCAGCGGGTCCAACCCGCACGACCGGATGGTCATGGGGCTGTTGCGATCCGTCGCGGATGCCGTGATCGTCGGGGCCGGGACGCTTCGCTCCGTCCCGAACCACCTCTGGACCGCGGATCACATCTTCCCTGCGCTGTCGGAACCGTACCGGCGGCTGCGGATCACATTGGGGAAAGAGGCCTCACCGCTGAACGTCATCGTGACCGCGCGCGGCGAGCTCGATCTGGGTCTTCCCGTCTTCCGGTCCGGGGCGGTGAAAGTGCTGGTCGTGACGAACCCGGAGGGGGCGCGCCGGATCCGAGGGCGAGAAATTCCACCCTCCGTCGTCATCGAGGAAGCGGGGGAGGGTGGTGCGATCGGCGCGCGGGCGATTCTTTCCGCGGTCGGCCGTATCATTCCCGGTGAAATCCTCCTTGTCGAGGGCGGACCACGGTTGATGGGAGATTTCTTCGCCGAAAAATGCCTGGATGAGTTTTTTTTGACGCTATCTCCCCAGGTCGCCGGGAGAGACGGGTCCGTCGACCGTCCCGGGTTCGTCGCGGGGAAGCGGTTTGCCCCGGAGCACCCCCTGTGGGGGACGCTTGTCGGGGTGAAACGAGCCGGAAGCCACCTGTTTTTACGATATTCGTTTGCGACGGGGGAGTGA
- a CDS encoding Crp/Fnr family transcriptional regulator: protein MPLSYNTAVELFQGISETEAQRVARLCTERRYKKGATIFSKGDPSNALCIVKDGRVRILSLSEKGTETIVHILKEGAIFGELLLSEERRAFTAVAGTDALVTVLSKGTLVELLASIPTISKNFIRLLSKRLAKVERGFGDFGHTWSYHRLTKVLLRLCEEHGKETPKGTVIPLRLTHEDLANLIGTTRETVTTQMIRFRRMGLVKRQDRFLVVNKPRLEEFGRS from the coding sequence ATGCCGCTTTCCTATAACACGGCCGTCGAGCTGTTCCAGGGAATTTCCGAAACCGAGGCGCAGAGGGTCGCGCGCCTGTGCACCGAGCGGCGGTACAAGAAGGGCGCCACGATTTTCTCCAAGGGCGACCCATCCAACGCGCTCTGCATCGTCAAGGACGGAAGGGTGAGAATTCTCTCCCTCTCGGAGAAAGGGACGGAAACGATCGTTCACATCCTCAAGGAGGGCGCGATCTTCGGGGAACTCCTCCTCTCCGAGGAGCGGCGGGCCTTCACCGCCGTCGCCGGCACGGACGCCCTGGTCACCGTCCTCTCAAAGGGGACCCTGGTGGAGTTGCTGGCCTCCATCCCCACCATATCGAAGAATTTCATCCGGCTGCTCTCGAAGCGGCTGGCGAAGGTGGAGAGGGGGTTCGGGGATTTCGGGCACACCTGGTCCTACCATCGCCTCACGAAGGTCCTGCTCCGCCTCTGCGAAGAGCACGGCAAGGAGACCCCCAAGGGGACCGTGATCCCCTTGCGCCTGACGCACGAAGACCTGGCGAACCTGATCGGGACCACCCGGGAGACGGTCACGACCCAGATGATCCGGTTCCGCCGCATGGGGCTCGTGAAGCGCCAGGACCGCTTCCTCGTCGTCAACAAGCCTCGACTCGAGGAGTTCGGCCGCTCCTAG
- a CDS encoding DUF6448 family protein — MRRWTGIGGVAALVMILGMATAGSALAHCDTLDGPVVILARQALDKGDVKLILPWVAAGQEGEIRKAFDLTMAVRGKGEKEKELADMYFFETLVRIHREGEGAPYTGLKPAGLDLGPAIPAADKALESGDPGPLLNLVNGKIHEGVHKYYMEAKEKKAHAGESVEAGRAYVQAYVPYLHFVERLYLDASVPVAHGAEEGTHDVRAKPGSSAEHKH; from the coding sequence ATGAGGAGATGGACGGGAATCGGCGGCGTGGCGGCGTTGGTCATGATCCTGGGGATGGCGACGGCCGGGAGTGCCCTGGCGCATTGCGACACGCTGGACGGGCCGGTGGTCATCCTGGCGAGGCAGGCGTTGGACAAGGGGGACGTGAAGCTCATCCTGCCATGGGTGGCGGCAGGCCAGGAGGGGGAGATCCGGAAGGCGTTCGACCTGACGATGGCGGTCCGGGGAAAGGGAGAGAAGGAGAAGGAACTGGCAGACATGTACTTCTTCGAGACGCTCGTCCGGATCCATCGGGAGGGAGAGGGGGCCCCGTATACCGGCCTGAAGCCGGCCGGGCTCGATCTGGGGCCGGCCATCCCCGCTGCGGACAAGGCGCTGGAATCCGGCGATCCCGGCCCGCTTCTGAATCTGGTCAACGGGAAGATCCACGAAGGGGTCCACAAGTATTACATGGAAGCGAAGGAGAAGAAGGCGCACGCGGGAGAGAGCGTGGAGGCGGGTCGCGCCTACGTCCAGGCTTACGTGCCGTACCTGCACTTCGTGGAGCGGCTCTATCTCGATGCGAGCGTGCCGGTCGCGCACGGAGCGGAAGAGGGAACACATGATGTGCGCGCGAAACCGGGATCATCGGCGGAGCACAAGCACTGA